In Actinoplanes derwentensis, the following proteins share a genomic window:
- a CDS encoding LysR family transcriptional regulator — MEFRQLRYFMVVAEERHFGRAAARLHMAQPPLSQAIRRLEASLGVELLHRTTRRVALTDAGHAYLIRVRAILADVDDAGHEARRVAAGAVGHLTIGCVGSVTYSLLPALSRHLAVALPGVDFSFRGEMLAPDQVEALRSGEIDVALLRPPVADPALTVTPLRSDPLVVALPAAHPLAGSPSVGITDLRDEPLIVHSADRRSTMYGVVLGLFHDAGIEPRIRHEVGETSTLITLVAGGLGVAVVPAPVTALALEGVVYRPLTGPSATVDLALAHRSDRTEPHLARTLTLILALTGADRPGSST, encoded by the coding sequence GTGGAGTTTCGGCAGCTCCGGTACTTCATGGTCGTCGCCGAGGAACGCCACTTCGGCCGGGCCGCCGCCCGCCTGCACATGGCCCAGCCTCCGTTGTCGCAGGCCATCCGGCGTCTCGAGGCCTCGCTGGGTGTCGAGCTCTTGCATCGGACCACGCGGCGGGTTGCCCTGACCGATGCCGGACACGCCTACCTGATCCGGGTCCGCGCCATCCTCGCCGACGTCGACGACGCCGGTCACGAGGCCCGCCGGGTCGCCGCCGGAGCCGTCGGCCACCTGACGATCGGCTGCGTCGGGTCGGTCACTTACAGCCTGCTGCCCGCTCTCTCCCGTCATCTGGCCGTCGCCTTGCCCGGAGTCGACTTCTCCTTCCGGGGCGAGATGCTCGCCCCGGACCAGGTCGAGGCGCTGCGCTCCGGGGAGATCGACGTGGCGCTGCTGCGCCCACCGGTCGCCGACCCGGCCCTGACGGTCACCCCGCTGCGCAGTGACCCGCTGGTCGTCGCCCTGCCCGCCGCGCATCCGCTGGCCGGATCACCGTCGGTCGGCATCACCGATCTGCGGGACGAGCCGCTGATCGTGCATTCCGCGGACCGGCGTTCGACGATGTACGGGGTGGTGCTCGGCCTGTTCCACGACGCCGGGATCGAACCGCGCATCCGTCACGAGGTCGGCGAGACGTCCACCTTGATCACCCTGGTGGCCGGCGGCCTGGGCGTCGCCGTGGTCCCCGCGCCGGTCACGGCCCTGGCCTTGGAGGGCGTCGTCTACCGCCCGCTGACGGGCCCGTCCGCGACCGTCGACCTGGCGCTGGCTCACCGCTCCGACCGCACCGAACCCCACCTGGCCAGAACCCTCACGCTGATCCTGGCCCTGACCGGCGCAGACCGTCCCGGATCGTCCACGTGA
- a CDS encoding thiolase family protein, with protein MRAFVYQAVRTPFGRFNGALAGARPDDLAAGVIQSLLERSPGLDPAVIGEVIWGNANGAGEDNRNVGRMAALLAGLPTSVPGTTVNRLCGSGLDAAMIGSRAIETGDADAVVAGGVESMTRAPWVLPKPAKGFPAGNLTAVSTTLGWRLVNPRMPESWTASLGECNELLADRFKIDRLRQDEFAARSHRLAAQAWSDGFYDDLVTPVDGLSQDEGVRPDSSPEKLSRLKPSFRPDGTITAGNASPLSDGASAVLLGSEQAADVIGHDPVAAIVGRGAFALDPQDFGYAPVEAANKALQRAGIGWDQVGAVELNEAFAVQSLACVDAWGIDPEIVNTRGGAIAIGHPLGASGGRILGTLAKVLHERDARFGVAAICIGVGQGLAVVLERVSK; from the coding sequence ATGAGAGCCTTCGTCTACCAGGCTGTTCGCACTCCGTTCGGCCGGTTCAACGGCGCACTCGCCGGTGCCCGCCCCGACGATCTGGCCGCCGGGGTGATCCAGTCGCTGCTGGAGCGCTCGCCGGGCCTGGACCCGGCCGTGATCGGCGAGGTGATCTGGGGCAACGCGAACGGTGCCGGTGAGGACAACCGCAACGTCGGCCGGATGGCCGCGCTGCTGGCCGGCCTGCCCACCTCGGTCCCGGGCACGACCGTGAACCGGCTGTGCGGCTCCGGCCTGGACGCCGCGATGATCGGCTCGCGGGCGATCGAGACCGGCGACGCCGACGCGGTCGTGGCAGGCGGTGTCGAGTCGATGACCCGCGCGCCCTGGGTGCTGCCGAAGCCGGCGAAGGGCTTCCCGGCGGGCAACCTGACGGCGGTGTCGACCACGCTCGGCTGGCGCCTGGTCAACCCCCGGATGCCGGAGTCCTGGACCGCCTCTCTCGGTGAGTGCAACGAGCTGCTGGCGGACCGCTTCAAGATCGATCGGTTACGTCAGGACGAGTTCGCCGCCCGTTCCCATCGACTCGCGGCCCAGGCCTGGAGTGACGGGTTCTACGACGATCTGGTGACACCGGTCGACGGACTTTCACAAGACGAGGGTGTACGGCCGGACAGTTCACCGGAGAAGCTCAGCAGACTGAAGCCCAGCTTCCGGCCGGACGGCACGATCACCGCTGGAAACGCCTCCCCGCTCAGTGACGGCGCCTCGGCGGTATTGCTCGGATCCGAGCAAGCCGCCGACGTGATCGGTCATGATCCGGTCGCCGCGATCGTCGGCCGGGGCGCGTTCGCCCTGGACCCGCAGGACTTCGGCTACGCCCCGGTGGAAGCCGCGAACAAAGCCCTGCAACGAGCCGGCATCGGCTGGGATCAGGTCGGGGCCGTCGAACTCAACGAGGCGTTCGCCGTACAGTCGCTCGCCTGTGTCGACGCCTGGGGCATCGACCCGGAGATCGTCAACACCCGGGGCGGCGCCATCGCGATCGGCCACCCGCTGGGTGCGAGCGGCGGCCGGATCCTCGGCACCCTCGCCAAGGTGCTGCACGAACGCGACGCCCGGTTCGGGGTCGCCGCGATCTGCATCGGCGTCGGGCAGGGCCTGGCCGTCGTACTGGAAAGGGTCTCGAAGTGA
- a CDS encoding 3-oxoacid CoA-transferase subunit A, translating into MKHRESVDEAVAGIADGSTVLVGGFGLAGMPFDLIEGLIRQGATDLTIVSNNAGNGDVGLAALLKAGRVRKVICSFPRQSDSYVFDDLYRTGRIELEVVPQGNLAERMRAAGAGIGAFYCPTAVGTPLAEGKEVRTIDGRDYVLEFPIKGDVALISAFRADRLGNLVYRKTARNFGPVMATAATTTIAQVSEVVAAGDIDPETVVTPGIFVDRVVRVEARSYMVQGAR; encoded by the coding sequence GTGAAGCATCGCGAGAGCGTGGACGAGGCGGTCGCCGGGATCGCCGACGGCAGCACCGTGCTGGTCGGCGGGTTCGGGCTGGCCGGGATGCCGTTCGACCTGATCGAAGGGCTGATCCGGCAGGGCGCGACCGATCTGACGATCGTCAGCAACAACGCGGGCAACGGGGACGTCGGCCTCGCGGCGTTGCTGAAGGCGGGCCGCGTACGAAAGGTGATCTGCTCTTTCCCGCGGCAGTCGGATTCTTACGTCTTCGACGACCTGTACCGCACCGGCCGCATCGAACTGGAGGTCGTCCCGCAGGGCAATCTCGCCGAGCGGATGCGCGCCGCCGGAGCCGGGATCGGCGCGTTCTACTGCCCGACCGCGGTCGGTACGCCGCTGGCCGAGGGCAAGGAGGTCCGGACCATCGACGGCCGCGACTACGTCCTGGAGTTCCCGATCAAGGGGGATGTGGCGCTGATCAGCGCGTTTCGCGCCGACCGCCTCGGTAATCTGGTCTACCGCAAGACCGCCCGCAACTTCGGCCCGGTGATGGCGACGGCCGCGACCACCACGATCGCGCAGGTCAGCGAGGTCGTCGCGGCCGGTGACATCGACCCGGAGACGGTCGTCACGCCGGGCATCTTCGTCGATCGGGTGGTCCGTGTAGAGGCCCGCAGCTACATGGTCCAGGGAGCGCGCTGA